AGCAATTCAGCTGGTAGTGCTGGTAGCATGTATGCACTGTGCACaacaaaacagggaaaaaaaattctcacaTCAAATTTATTAGAGAAGTTCAACACAGGGGAAGtaacaaacacaatgaacatCTGGTGCCTGTATTTAGCttgataaatacacaaaaaataaagcCCTTTACatattatattcatatatttacatAATGCATTACAGTTTATCTCAATCActcttttgtgcttttcttcagTTTGGTCTTCAATTCCGACATAAGTGGATTTCCAAATCTGGGGAAACATTcaagagagaataaaaaaaaaacacctatcTTAATGGCTGTATACACAAAGCCATGTCAATGctcagagtttgtttgttttgttttttaccctGGATGTTGTGGCGGCATCCATTTAGGTTTGTGTTTTGGCTCATCTTGTTTGGGAATGTCACTCTTCTCTTCTGGCTTTGTCTCAGGTTCCTGCTGATGTAGTCAGATTTCAGTGATGTATAAAACAATCGATATAATCAACTTGAGAGAAAAGTGATTTTCAAACACTAGCATAAGTACCTGTGAGACAGTTTCTGGGCTTCTGTCTTCTTTCACTACACattgtgtcttttttaaaacaggaaaGCCTCCACCAAgccctacaaaaaaaaaaaagacataatttACATATTGTGGATATTGATGGCAGATTATGGAAAGACGCAGGATCATGTCTTTTCATGTATCAAACAGTATGCAACCAACCAGGCAGTTTTATTCCAATGCCAATGCCTCCCAGTGGTACGCCTCCAGGGACTCTCACTGGCAGATGTGGAGACGGTGTGGGATCCACTGAGGGCAAGTGTAGCAAGGAACGGGGGTCTTTGGGTGGCCTTACACGAGGGTTTTTAACAGCAATCCTTGCCCTTTGTGCAGTGAAGTCCAGTGCAGACGCATCAACCTGCAATGTGAAAGATACAGCTGAACTCACACCACATCAGCAGATTATGAACACTGATTTTatagttacattttatttttgaaatcatACCTCAGTCTGATCCTCAGATATAGTTGTCAGGTGTGATGCCACATTCGCGTTGTCCGTTTCATGCAGTGAGTCACTAGTATCTTCTGACTTTCCGGGCTGCAGTTGGTCAAGTGAGGGCAATTTCTTGGATTCAGCATAGGCGTCATCTTGTGACTCATTCATAATGAGTTCCTCCTGCAACAAAGTCTGTGATGCACCTCTATGTGTTTCTGGTtcagtgtgtttgatttcaaaTGGAGGGTCAGACACTGTTACCTCAAGAGGCACATCTTTAACTTCAGTTTTCTCATTTACGGGAAAAGACACCATATTAGTCTCAACATTTGCTTCTTCTGTGTTCCTCCAGTCAGTTCTGCCAAGACCTGCTAGGTCCATTACATCAGCATTGCTCTCTTCCTGTGATTCACTTTTGGTCATCAGTgactcttcctctgttttttcttgtaATATAGTCAATTCGTCATTTTGATATCCAGTTTGTGATAATATAACTCCTGAGTTAGGGTGAATTCCTGCCTCAGCAATCAGCTCCTCCACTGTCAGTTGGGATTGTCTGGCCTCTGTAGCTTCTTTCATCAAGAAATCCTGAGATTCATTATTGGGTTGTTGTGTTGACACTTCAGAGTCTACTGATTCTACGGTATCAAGAACATCATAGATGCCTTGAATTGACCCAGTGCTAGTTGATTTCAGGAGAAGCTGGTCAAGGTATTCTGTGCCACATTCACTGTTAGACTTTTCCATAAATCCAGACTCTCCTGTTGATGAAGAGATTTCTGTTTCACTCAATAATCCAGATTCTCCTGAATTTGACTCCACAAGTGGCTCTATTTCATTCTGTACAGTTGCCATAtcatcttgtttgtttggtcGCTGTATGTTGGTGTCCATTTGTCGTCCTTGTTCAAACTCTTCCTGTTCCATGTCATTCGGATCCTTCAAAGATGCTGTCTGTATCCATAAGTCGAGGATTTCTTCATCAATCACATCTTGAcatccactgactgagctactCATTTGTTCAGCATAACTCCCCTTTGATTCTGTCACAAATTTGGCCATTTCTGTTTCCATTGAGCTCAGATCTTTTGGACTGGATCCAATTGTCATTAGTTCGTCCACTAATTTGGCATCTAGTAGCTCCTCATTTCTCATGCCAAGTGCTTGGTCTGCTAGTTGATTTTCTGTCTCTAACAATACGCCCGGTCCATAAAATTCTCCAAACAAAatctttgctgtgttttctgtggttgGATTGGTTGCCATTCCTTCAACCTCTAGATTTAAAAGCCCcatctctttgttgttgtgcatTTCTTCTTTAACGTCTTCCTCCTCAACTCCAGAACTTGGCTCTTCCATATCAATCCCTGCATCTTGCATTTCTACAGAAAGATCTTTAAGTAACTTCGGCTCAACTGACTCTTTCATGAATCCAAATTCTCTTTGTTCTTCTAGTAAACTAGAAACCTTATTGCTGTTTTGCTCAAAGTTTTTGGTATTTACTGGTTCTtgaaaaaagtttgtttcatcGAACTCCTCTGTTAAACCAACACGCATCTCCAATTCCATTTCTGAATGTTCAATCCCCATCTTCAATGAGCTGTCTGAtgattttccttccttttcctcaaaTAAGTGTGTTGATTCTTCAATTACTGGTTCAACTGGCAGGTCATCCGTTTCTTGTGCTAATCCGGTATGTGTGATCTGCAGTATTCCAGTGTGGTCTTTGTTCAAGTCCTCTGTGTTTTCTCGTTCCTCTTCCATGTGCTCCCTGAACACTAAATAGtcacctccagctccactgttttGAAGGCTCTGGGGTTCTTTGCTCTCCACCTCTTCTGGTAATTCGATGACATGGATTTCCTTGCAATTTCCTTCGTCCAGGAACTGTTGTGATATAATTTCATCTGGCCTAGCCTCATTGTTGTATTCAGGAACTCCCTCTTGTGTTTCCTCACATGTCAGAGAATTCAGCCCTTGCAACACAACAAATGGGCCTTCACATATTCCCTGAGAGCCATTTTTAAACTCTCTGCCTATTTCCTGTCCAGTTTCACCTTCAAGCTGTACTGTAAATGAGGTGGTCGTACAAACTGCTTCCATGTATGTCTCTTTGTCCACACCTCTTTCACTGGAAAGCATCTGCTCTTCTACTTTAACTTCACCACAAAATGTCTCATCTACTTCAATGTCTGTAGTTGTCACTAGAGATTTTTCAAAAATCACAGAGCTACCAGtggtgtctgtctctcttttttcagtGTGCACTTCAATGTTTCTGGCCTCAGCTTCATTTGCTCCATCCAGGAAATCAATTGTGTGTAGTTCTGTTTCAACACTCAGCACAGCATCTTCATTGTGTACAAGCTGATCAGTACCATTTTCTTCACGAACTTCTGCAACAGGTTTGATGTCTTCTTCCTTCTCCGGCTCCTCATCTACTGTCTGGTTATCTGCAGTCTCgtcattttcctcctcattttgcgccctctcatctttctctctttcttcactttCACCTCTATGAGCC
Above is a genomic segment from Echeneis naucrates chromosome 19, fEcheNa1.1, whole genome shotgun sequence containing:
- the LOC115060540 gene encoding uncharacterized protein LOC115060540 isoform X2 gives rise to the protein MDSDTPISRVGRTFWTVWSYIAEAVNRFLRPETTDSIDPNSSEQHSGGSGILRGDSGGEDVDEEQTLATASLLSSSQPVVSWELCTTEIDLGPAQESNGGSKSKASEEDVEVGEEQFSQTRNNIGLLVSKDARAKDDEEGESGDFKEDMEPLNLTGDAMNEDIDGSRDNATAKDETQEALENHPNLNEAMTKVQVKDEDDEIHHRDEKLEDTEITLCLRTGSRLEEEQSIHVEDARAGGNEVDTTVMHTEVKNCGGLLELALKIEHEHDEEKKTAENQFSEIDPGDSDVTLLEDGLETKCIKSGSMSDRSGWQPVMAHRGESEEREKDERAQNEEENDETADNQTVDEEPEKEEDIKPVAEVREENGTDQLVHNEDAVLSVETELHTIDFLDGANEAEARNIEVHTEKRETDTTGSSVIFEKSLVTTTDIEVDETFCGEVKVEEQMLSSERGVDKETYMEAVCTTTSFTVQLEGETGQEIGREFKNGSQGICEGPFVVLQGLNSLTCEETQEGVPEYNNEARPDEIISQQFLDEGNCKEIHVIELPEEVESKEPQSLQNSGAGGDYLVFREHMEEERENTEDLNKDHTGILQITHTGLAQETDDLPVEPVIEESTHLFEEKEGKSSDSSLKMGIEHSEMELEMRVGLTEEFDETNFFQEPVNTKNFEQNSNKVSSLLEEQREFGFMKESVEPKLLKDLSVEMQDAGIDMEEPSSGVEEEDVKEEMHNNKEMGLLNLEVEGMATNPTTENTAKILFGEFYGPGVLLETENQLADQALGMRNEELLDAKLVDELMTIGSSPKDLSSMETEMAKFVTESKGSYAEQMSSSVSGCQDVIDEEILDLWIQTASLKDPNDMEQEEFEQGRQMDTNIQRPNKQDDMATVQNEIEPLVESNSGESGLLSETEISSSTGESGFMEKSNSECGTEYLDQLLLKSTSTGSIQGIYDVLDTVESVDSEVSTQQPNNESQDFLMKEATEARQSQLTVEELIAEAGIHPNSGVILSQTGYQNDELTILQEKTEEESLMTKSESQEESNADVMDLAGLGRTDWRNTEEANVETNMVSFPVNEKTEVKDVPLEVTVSDPPFEIKHTEPETHRGASQTLLQEELIMNESQDDAYAESKKLPSLDQLQPGKSEDTSDSLHETDNANVASHLTTISEDQTEVDASALDFTAQRARIAVKNPRVRPPKDPRSLLHLPSVDPTPSPHLPVRVPGGVPLGGIGIGIKLPGLGGGFPVLKKTQCVVKEDRSPETVSQEPETKPEEKSDIPKQDEPKHKPKWMPPQHPGFGNPLMSELKTKLKKSTKE
- the LOC115060540 gene encoding uncharacterized protein LOC115060540 isoform X1, producing MDSDTPISRVGRTFWTVWSYIAEAVNRFLRPETTDSIDPNSSEQHSGGSGILRGDSGGEDVDEEQTLATASLLSSSQPVVSWELCTTEIDLGPAQESNGGSKSKASEEDVEVGEEQFSQTRNNIGLLVSKDARAKDDEEGESGDFKEDMEPLNLTGDAMNEDIDGSRDNATAKDETQEALENHPNLNEAMTKVQVKDEDDEIHHRDEKLEDTEITLCLRTGSRLEEEQSIHVEDARAGGNEVDTTVMHTEVKNCGGLLELALKIEHEHDEEKKTAENQFSEIDPGDSDVTLLEDGLETKCIKSGSMSDRSGWQPVMAHRGESEEREKDERAQNEEENDETADNQTVDEEPEKEEDIKPVAEVREENGTDQLVHNEDAVLSVETELHTIDFLDGANEAEARNIEVHTEKRETDTTGSSVIFEKSLVTTTDIEVDETFCGEVKVEEQMLSSERGVDKETYMEAVCTTTSFTVQLEGETGQEIGREFKNGSQGICEGPFVVLQGLNSLTCEETQEGVPEYNNEARPDEIISQQFLDEGNCKEIHVIELPEEVESKEPQSLQNSGAGGDYLVFREHMEEERENTEDLNKDHTGILQITHTGLAQETDDLPVEPVIEESTHLFEEKEGKSSDSSLKMGIEHSEMELEMRVGLTEEFDETNFFQEPVNTKNFEQNSNKVSSLLEEQREFGFMKESVEPKLLKDLSVEMQDAGIDMEEPSSGVEEEDVKEEMHNNKEMGLLNLEVEGMATNPTTENTAKILFGEFYGPGVLLETENQLADQALGMRNEELLDAKLVDELMTIGSSPKDLSSMETEMAKFVTESKGSYAEQMSSSVSGCQDVIDEEILDLWIQTASLKDPNDMEQEEFEQGRQMDTNIQRPNKQDDMATVQNEIEPLVESNSGESGLLSETEISSSTGESGFMEKSNSECGTEYLDQLLLKSTSTGSIQGIYDVLDTVESVDSEVSTQQPNNESQDFLMKEATEARQSQLTVEELIAEAGIHPNSGVILSQTGYQNDELTILQEKTEEESLMTKSESQEESNADVMDLAGLGRTDWRNTEEANVETNMVSFPVNEKTEVKDVPLEVTVSDPPFEIKHTEPETHRGASQTLLQEELIMNESQDDAYAESKKLPSLDQLQPGKSEDTSDSLHETDNANVASHLTTISEDQTEVDASALDFTAQRARIAVKNPRVRPPKDPRSLLHLPSVDPTPSPHLPVRVPGGVPLGGIGIGIKLPGLGGGFPVLKKTQCVVKEDRSPETVSQQEPETKPEEKSDIPKQDEPKHKPKWMPPQHPGFGNPLMSELKTKLKKSTKE